A window of the Mucilaginibacter sp. cycad4 genome harbors these coding sequences:
- a CDS encoding TIGR00730 family Rossman fold protein yields MKSICVFCGANFNGDPVLKQAIDQLAEVMVSRDIALVFGGGKVGVMGLIADAVLSRGGKAIGIIPQFLMDKEVGHTGLTELHIVENMHQRKQMMNDLCEGIITLPGGLGTLEEFFEVLTWLQLGLHNHPIGLLNVNGFYDLLLKQMDVMVEQRFLKPTNRELILTSGNPIELVNLMDNFNAKPDDVWFKDRNLT; encoded by the coding sequence ATGAAATCTATCTGTGTATTCTGCGGCGCTAATTTCAACGGCGACCCTGTATTAAAACAAGCTATTGATCAACTGGCGGAGGTAATGGTGAGTCGTGATATCGCCCTTGTATTTGGCGGCGGTAAAGTTGGTGTTATGGGTTTAATAGCAGATGCCGTGTTAAGCAGAGGAGGCAAGGCCATAGGCATTATTCCGCAATTTTTAATGGATAAAGAGGTTGGGCATACCGGTTTAACGGAGTTGCATATAGTTGAAAATATGCACCAGCGCAAGCAAATGATGAATGACCTTTGTGAGGGTATCATCACACTTCCCGGAGGTTTAGGTACCCTTGAAGAATTTTTTGAGGTATTAACCTGGCTGCAATTAGGTTTGCATAATCACCCGATCGGCTTGCTAAACGTCAATGGTTTTTACGACCTGTTACTTAAACAGATGGACGTAATGGTTGAGCAGCGTTTTCTAAAGCCAACCAATCGCGAACTGATCCTTACCTCTGGCAATCCAATAGAACTGGTAAACCTGATGGATAATTTCAATGCCAAACCCGATGATGTATGGTTTAAGGATAGAAATCTTACTTAA
- a CDS encoding carboxyl transferase domain-containing protein, with the protein MNIEFNKNEDINKQLVYELNTRLNKVYQGGGEKAAAKQKEKGKMLARERVDYLIDKDKPWLEVGAFVADGMYAEHGGCPSGGVICGIGYISGRQCIIVANDATVKAGAWFPITAKKNLRAQEIAIENKLPIIYLVDSAGVYLPLQDEIFPDKEHFGRIFRNNAIMSSMGIIQIAAIMGSCVAGGAYLPIMSDEAMIVEGTGSVFLAGSYLVKSAIGEDVDNETLGGATTHCEISGVTDYKQPNDRAALDSIRNIMSMTGDYTKAGFDRIQPSAPKLSEKEIYGILPDNREKAYDMKEIMLRLLDNSEFEPYKDGYGQSIICGLGRIDGWAVGIVANQRKVIKSKKGEMQFGGVIYSDSADKATRFIMNCNQKKIPLVFLQDVTGFMVGSRSEQGGIIKDGAKMVNAVANSVVPKFTIVIGNSYGAGNYAMCGKAYDPRLIYAWPSAKIAVMGGGQAAKTLLQIQAAGFKAKGEEIDAVKEAELLKQITDRYNAQTTPYYAAARLWVDGIIDPLETRKVISMGIEAANHAPIEKAFNVGVIQT; encoded by the coding sequence ATGAATATCGAATTCAATAAAAATGAAGATATTAACAAGCAGCTTGTTTACGAACTAAACACCCGGCTTAACAAAGTATACCAGGGCGGTGGCGAAAAAGCAGCAGCCAAACAAAAAGAAAAAGGAAAAATGCTGGCCCGCGAACGGGTGGATTATCTGATTGATAAAGATAAACCATGGCTGGAGGTGGGTGCTTTTGTTGCAGACGGGATGTATGCTGAACACGGCGGCTGCCCATCCGGTGGTGTTATTTGCGGTATCGGGTATATATCGGGCAGGCAATGTATTATTGTGGCTAATGATGCTACAGTAAAAGCAGGGGCCTGGTTCCCGATAACGGCTAAAAAGAACCTCCGTGCCCAGGAAATCGCCATTGAAAACAAATTACCCATCATCTACCTCGTCGATTCGGCCGGGGTTTATCTGCCCTTGCAGGACGAGATCTTTCCGGATAAGGAGCACTTCGGCCGGATTTTTCGCAATAACGCCATCATGAGCAGTATGGGGATTATCCAGATCGCTGCCATTATGGGTTCATGTGTAGCAGGAGGGGCATACCTCCCAATTATGAGCGATGAAGCTATGATTGTGGAAGGTACGGGCTCGGTTTTCCTGGCGGGGTCATATCTCGTAAAATCGGCCATTGGTGAGGATGTGGATAACGAAACCCTCGGAGGTGCCACCACCCATTGCGAAATTTCAGGCGTTACCGATTATAAGCAGCCTAATGATCGGGCCGCGCTTGATTCCATCCGCAATATCATGAGCATGACGGGCGATTATACCAAAGCCGGTTTCGATCGGATCCAACCCTCTGCTCCAAAACTCAGTGAAAAAGAAATCTATGGCATACTGCCCGATAACCGGGAAAAGGCTTATGACATGAAGGAGATCATGCTCCGTTTGTTGGATAATTCAGAGTTTGAACCCTATAAAGATGGTTACGGACAATCCATTATTTGCGGCTTAGGCCGTATTGACGGCTGGGCCGTAGGCATTGTTGCTAATCAGCGCAAGGTGATCAAATCAAAAAAAGGGGAGATGCAATTTGGCGGTGTGATCTATTCCGACTCGGCAGATAAGGCTACCCGTTTTATCATGAACTGTAATCAGAAGAAGATCCCGTTGGTGTTTTTACAGGATGTCACCGGTTTTATGGTGGGCAGCCGCTCGGAGCAGGGGGGCATCATTAAAGATGGTGCTAAAATGGTGAATGCAGTAGCAAATTCTGTTGTGCCTAAGTTTACCATTGTTATAGGCAATAGCTACGGGGCAGGCAATTACGCCATGTGCGGCAAAGCCTATGATCCGCGATTGATCTATGCCTGGCCATCGGCCAAAATTGCAGTAATGGGCGGCGGACAAGCAGCCAAAACGCTGTTACAAATCCAGGCAGCCGGCTTCAAAGCCAAAGGTGAAGAGATTGATGCTGTAAAAGAAGCTGAATTGTTAAAACAGATAACCGACAGGTATAACGCCCAAACAACTCCATACTATGCAGCAGCCAGGCTTTGGGTTGATGGGATCATCGATCCGCTTGAAACCCGAAAGGTAATATCTATGGGCATCGAGGCCGCTAATCATGCGCCTATTGAAAAGGCATTTAATGTGGGGGTGATACAAACGTAG